Proteins encoded within one genomic window of Kibdelosporangium phytohabitans:
- a CDS encoding DNA cytosine methyltransferase: MTTQPPRSRARSGRDSAPALVAVTTTTAGAVRAATAQTVPDEVRQNVSVGASAGPVVGSVCTGYLGLDLGVLATLGGGRIAWCADPDPHIAQLLAARLPGVPNLGDVRAIDWTAVEPVEVLTAGFPCQDISAAGRRAGIENGARSGLWTDIVAGVRLLRPALLVVENVAALRWKGGGLHRVLGDLAEAGYDALWRSVRAADIGAAHRRERVFLCAWPRAGAADGGGGDAADSDRARRFLQRHLGDQPTRRSVAAGPVAAAADTDRLGREELHAQDAARWAIAARPGAAAADADGIRHRHGGASGECGFPAAAVAADASAGGIRGVPADAAGDRRDEGLSGAARVEGRPDAAVGGNSPDHPGQAQPVGVAAPPDWDTMTVQDAVRWGIYTAAVRRWEQVLGRAAPQPTQPGRHGRPVLAPSFVEWLQGLEPGWVTDLPLPRTAQLRALGNGVVPQQATYAVELLLADLTALLRATDIGTSVERLSDGQEASAA; encoded by the coding sequence ATGACCACCCAGCCACCCCGCAGCCGAGCCCGGTCGGGGCGCGACTCCGCCCCCGCCCTCGTCGCCGTCACCACGACGACGGCGGGGGCGGTGCGGGCGGCCACCGCGCAGACCGTGCCGGACGAAGTACGGCAGAACGTGTCGGTCGGCGCGAGCGCTGGACCGGTCGTCGGGTCGGTGTGCACCGGCTACCTCGGACTGGATCTCGGCGTGCTCGCCACGCTCGGCGGCGGACGCATCGCCTGGTGCGCCGACCCCGACCCGCACATCGCCCAGCTCCTCGCCGCCCGGCTTCCGGGCGTGCCCAACCTCGGCGACGTGCGTGCCATCGACTGGACGGCGGTGGAACCGGTCGAGGTGCTCACCGCTGGGTTTCCCTGCCAGGACATCTCCGCCGCCGGGCGGCGCGCGGGCATCGAGAACGGAGCACGCAGTGGACTGTGGACCGACATCGTGGCGGGCGTTCGCCTACTACGACCCGCGCTGCTCGTCGTGGAGAACGTCGCCGCGCTTCGCTGGAAAGGCGGAGGTCTCCACCGTGTACTCGGCGACCTGGCCGAAGCAGGGTATGACGCGCTCTGGCGTAGCGTCCGCGCCGCCGACATCGGCGCGGCACATCGCCGCGAGCGGGTGTTCCTGTGCGCCTGGCCCCGTGCCGGTGCCGCCGACGGCGGAGGCGGAGATGCTGCCGACTCCGACCGCGCACGACGGTTCCTCCAACGGCATCTCGGCGACCAGCCGACAAGGCGGTCCGTCGCTGCTGGACCAGTTGCGGCTGCTGCCGACACCGACCGCCTCGGACGCGAAGAACTGCACGCACAGGACGCAGCGCGGTGGGCCATCGCTGCCCGACCAGGCGCGGCTGCTGCCGACGCCGATGGCATCAGACACCGGCACGGCGGGGCGTCGGGCGAGTGCGGGTTTCCGGCCGCCGCTGTCGCAGCAGATGCTTCCGCAGGTGGAATCCGGGGCGTTCCTGCCGACGCCGCGGGCGACCGACGGGACGAAGGGCTGTCCGGCGCAGCGCGGGTCGAAGGGCGACCTGATGCTGCCGTCGGCGGTAATTCGCCTGATCACCCAGGACAAGCCCAACCCGTAGGCGTCGCCGCGCCGCCTGATTGGGACACCATGACGGTGCAGGACGCGGTGCGCTGGGGCATCTACACCGCAGCTGTACGGCGCTGGGAACAAGTGCTCGGACGCGCCGCGCCGCAGCCCACCCAACCAGGTCGCCACGGCCGCCCTGTGCTCGCACCCTCCTTCGTGGAATGGCTGCAGGGCTTGGAGCCGGGCTGGGTGACCGACCTGCCTTTGCCGCGCACCGCGCAACTGCGCGCGTTGGGCAACGGCGTCGTCCCACAACAGGCCACCTACGCCGTCGAGCTGCTGCTGGCCGACCTCACCGCGCTCCTTCGGGCGACCGATATCGGCACGTCCGTCGAGCGCCTCAGCGACGGACAGGAAGCGAGCGCGGCATGA
- a CDS encoding TRM11 family SAM-dependent methyltransferase produces MTVAPIANPAQPGHHRQEGTTVADNPFPRALSDTAVTPDRTHAEHPVDGPTQRVPRAVIDDLDGTTGTPPEGANDGSAGDVAVSVWTTAQTAPATQRKDRYVAESTAHPAKMLPAVAAHAIAHYTRPGDLVLDPMCGIGTTLVEALHAGRRAVGIEYEPHWVDVSRANLTLAHDAGVEHEGRVFHGDARQIASLLPPEYVAQAALVVTSPPYGPSTHGQVSVAPGAGVQKYHHRYGNTLDRGNLANVGHHRLLAGFTRILAGLTTYLRPGGHIAITIRPWREHAELIDLPSQILACGLHAGMIPVERCVALLARAAETDLVARGSFFQRDFIRKQREAGLPLHLISHEDVLIFRTALRRSAGSGVSTSRRDSRRFLTDRARHSGNPRVEPGVSESWAA; encoded by the coding sequence ATGACCGTCGCTCCGATAGCGAACCCCGCCCAGCCCGGACACCACCGCCAGGAAGGCACGACCGTGGCCGACAACCCCTTCCCCCGCGCCCTGTCCGACACCGCTGTCACCCCGGACCGGACCCACGCGGAGCACCCGGTGGACGGACCGACCCAGCGTGTCCCGCGCGCCGTCATCGACGACCTCGACGGCACCACAGGCACGCCACCCGAGGGCGCTAACGACGGCTCTGCGGGGGACGTGGCGGTGTCGGTGTGGACCACCGCACAGACCGCCCCCGCGACACAGCGCAAGGACCGCTATGTCGCCGAGTCGACCGCGCACCCGGCCAAGATGCTCCCCGCCGTCGCCGCGCACGCGATCGCCCACTACACGCGACCGGGCGACCTGGTGCTCGACCCGATGTGCGGGATCGGCACCACCCTCGTCGAAGCACTGCACGCCGGGCGCCGCGCGGTCGGGATCGAGTACGAGCCGCACTGGGTCGACGTCTCCCGCGCCAACCTCACGCTCGCGCACGACGCTGGCGTGGAGCACGAGGGCCGGGTGTTCCACGGCGACGCCCGCCAGATCGCCTCGCTGCTTCCGCCGGAGTACGTCGCACAGGCGGCGCTGGTAGTCACCTCGCCGCCGTACGGGCCGTCTACGCACGGGCAGGTGTCGGTCGCGCCGGGCGCGGGGGTGCAGAAGTACCACCACCGCTACGGCAACACTCTCGACCGCGGGAACCTCGCCAACGTCGGGCATCACCGGCTGCTGGCCGGGTTCACTCGCATCCTCGCCGGGCTCACCACCTACCTGCGGCCGGGCGGGCACATCGCCATCACCATCCGGCCCTGGCGTGAGCACGCCGAGCTGATCGACCTGCCCTCCCAAATCCTGGCCTGCGGTCTGCACGCCGGCATGATCCCGGTCGAACGTTGCGTCGCGCTGCTGGCGCGCGCCGCCGAGACCGACCTCGTCGCGCGCGGCAGCTTCTTCCAGCGCGACTTCATCCGCAAACAGCGCGAAGCCGGTCTGCCGCTGCACCTCATCAGCCACGAGGATGTGCTGATTTTCCGCACAGCCCTGCGTCGCTCGGCAGGTTCAGGAGTTTCCACAAGCCGCCGGGATTCTCGACGGTTCCTCACCGATCGGGCACGGCACTCCGGGAACCCGAGGGTTGAGCCGGGTGTGTCGGAGAGCTGGGCGGCATGA
- a CDS encoding PrgI family protein — translation MTTPVRIPADVDMHDRVLGPLTARQLGILAAAGAVLYLLWMATRAVVPVAVFLAIAVPLGAGAAILALGTRDGVPMDKLLLAAIRQRLAPRHRVAAPEGVRPAPVWLTAQVDHTGDPAARRTGRAAPTEQVSPSALQLPAEAVTETGVVDLGVDGLAVVAVASTVNFALRTGNEQEALVAAFGRYLHSLTAPVQVVVRTERLDLSTQINELRDRAGGLPHPALEAAALEHADYLIHLGSQSDLLRRQVLLVLREPLGVATPTDGLGGPGPLAVLGSLMGKRRTQTSGRVDAGTRRAAESRLVRRLGEAIELLAPAGIVVTPLDAGQATGVLASACNPDSLLPPSAGLAGADEVITTSGADLAGDDLDDTFFTPATTSGRAPSRQDEDSFADDWDYDNDGDYDDDERGRS, via the coding sequence ATGACTACGCCCGTTCGCATCCCCGCGGATGTCGATATGCACGATCGCGTGCTCGGCCCGCTGACCGCACGTCAGCTCGGGATCCTCGCCGCCGCCGGGGCGGTGCTGTATCTGCTCTGGATGGCGACCCGTGCCGTGGTACCGGTCGCGGTGTTCCTGGCTATCGCGGTCCCCCTCGGCGCGGGCGCGGCGATACTCGCGCTCGGCACGCGCGACGGAGTGCCGATGGACAAACTGCTCCTCGCTGCGATCCGCCAACGCCTGGCCCCACGACACCGGGTCGCCGCACCAGAGGGCGTGCGCCCAGCACCCGTATGGCTCACCGCCCAGGTCGACCACACCGGCGATCCGGCCGCGCGCAGGACAGGGCGCGCGGCACCGACTGAACAGGTCTCGCCCTCAGCGCTGCAACTGCCCGCCGAAGCGGTCACCGAGACCGGCGTGGTCGACCTCGGCGTCGACGGCCTGGCGGTGGTCGCGGTCGCCAGCACCGTGAACTTCGCGCTGCGGACCGGGAACGAACAGGAAGCACTGGTCGCCGCGTTCGGCCGGTATCTGCACTCGCTGACCGCACCGGTGCAAGTGGTCGTCCGCACCGAACGGCTCGACCTCTCAACCCAAATCAACGAACTACGCGACCGCGCGGGCGGCCTGCCGCACCCCGCGCTGGAAGCCGCCGCGCTCGAGCACGCCGACTACCTGATCCACCTCGGCTCACAGTCGGACCTGCTGCGCCGTCAAGTGCTGCTGGTGTTGCGCGAACCGCTCGGCGTCGCCACGCCGACGGACGGCCTGGGCGGGCCCGGCCCGCTCGCGGTGCTCGGCTCGCTGATGGGCAAGCGCCGCACGCAGACCAGCGGGCGGGTGGACGCGGGAACGCGACGAGCCGCGGAGTCGCGGCTGGTGCGCCGCCTCGGTGAGGCGATCGAACTGCTCGCGCCCGCCGGGATCGTGGTCACCCCACTGGACGCCGGGCAGGCCACCGGCGTGCTGGCCTCGGCGTGCAACCCCGACAGCCTGCTGCCGCCCTCCGCGGGGTTGGCCGGCGCGGACGAGGTCATCACCACGTCCGGCGCGGACCTGGCCGGCGACGACCTCGACGACACGTTCTTCACGCCCGCCACAACGTCAGGCCGAGCGCCGTCCCGACAGGACGAGGACAGCTTCGCCGACGACTGGGACTACGACAACGACGGGGACTACGACGACGATGAGAGGGGGAGGTCCTGA